In the genome of Caulobacter flavus, the window GAAGATCGACGGCGAGTACTATCCGATCGAGGACGCCCCGGCGCTCGACAAGAAGTTCAAGCACGACATCGACGTGGTCGTGGACCGCGTGGTGACCAAGGCCGGCATGGAGCAGCGCCTGGCCGACAGTCTGGAGCAGGCCCTGCGCCTGGCCGACGGTCTGGCCGTGGCCGAATGGGCGACCATCGAGGAAGGCGAGAAGGAGCCCAGGCGGCTGCTGTTCTCCGAACGCTTCGCCTGCCCGGTCAGCGGCTTCACCATCGCCGAGATCGAGCCGCGGCTGTTCTCGTTCAACAACCCGGCCGGCGCCTGCCCCACCTGCGACGGCCTGGGCGCGAAGCTGGCCTTCGACGCCGACCTGATCATCCCCGACAAGGACAAGAGCCTGCACAAGGGCGCCGTCGCGCCTTGGGCCAAGGGTCCTTCGCCGCTCTACACCCAGACCCTGCAGGCCCTGGCGCGCCACTACGGCTTCTCGATGGACGAGCCCTGGTACAAGCTGCCGGAAAAGGCCCGCGCCGTGGTGCTGGACGGCTCCAAGGGCGAGAAGATCAAGTTCACCTACGACGACAACGCCCGCAAGTACGAGGTCGACAAGCCGTTCGAGGGCGTGCTGCCGAACCTGGAACGCCGCTGGCGCGAGACCGACTCGAGCTGGGTGCGTGAAGAGCTCGGCCGCTACCAGTCCGACACCCCGTGCGAGGCCTGCGGCGGCAAGCGCCTGAAGCCCGAGGCCCTGGCCGTGAAGGTGCACGGCCTGGACATCGCCGCCGTTTCGAACCTGGCCATCCGTCCGGCCCGCGACTGGTTCAGCGCCCTGGAGGGCCACCTCTCCGACAAGCAGCTGGAGATCGCCCGGCGGATCCTGAAGGAGATCAACGACCGCCTGCGGTTCCTGGTCGACGTCGGCCTGGACTATCTCAACCTGTCGCGCGGTTCGGGCACCCTGTCGGGCGGCGAGAGCCAGCGCATCCGCCTGGCCAGCCAGATCGGCAGCGGCCTGACTGGCGTGCTGTACGTGCTGGACGAGCCGTCGATCGGCCTGCACCAGCGCGACAACACCCGCCTGCTGCAGTCGCTGCAGGGCCTGCGCGACCTGGGCAACTCGGTGCTGGTGGTCGAGCACGACGAGGAAGCCATCCTCACCGCCGACTACGTGATCGACATGGGCCCGGCCGCCGGCGTCCACGGCGGCGAGATCGTCGCCCAGGGCAAGCCCGCCGAGATCATGGCCAATCCGGCCAGCGTCACCGGCCAGTACCTGACCGGCGCGCGCGAGATCGCGGTGCCCGAGGAGCGCCGGCCGATCAACAAGAAGAAGATGCTCAAGGTCATCGGCGCCAAGGGCAACAATCTGAAGGATGTCACCGGGGCGATCCCGGTCGGCACCTTCACCTGCATCACCGGGGTGTCGGGCGGCGGCAAGTCGACCTTCACCATCGAGACCCTGTACAAGGCCGCCGCGCGCCGCCTGAACAACGCTTCGGACGCTCCGGCGGCGCACGAGCGGATCGAGGGCCTGGAGAACTTCGACAAGGTCATCGACATCGACCAGAGCCCGATCGGCCGCACTCCGCGCTCGAACCCGGCGACCTATACCGGCGCCTTCGGCCCGATCCGCGACTGGTTCGCCCAACTGCCGGAGAGCAAGGCGCGCGGCTACGGCCCGGGGCGGTTCTCGTTCAACGTCAAGGGCGGCCGCTGCGAGGCCTGCCAGGGCGACGGCGTCATCAAGATCGAGATGCACTTCCTGCCCGACGTCTACGTCACCTGCGACATCTGCAAGGGCAAGCGCTACAACCGCGAGACCCTGGACGTGCTGTTCAAGGGCAAGACCATCGCCGACGTGCTGGACATGACGGTCGAGGAGGCCGCCGACTTCTTCAAGGCCGTGCCGCCGATCCGCGACAAGATGGAGACCCTCAAGCGCGTGGGCCTCAGCTACATCAAGGTGGGCCAGCAGGCGACGACCCTGTCGGGCGGCGAGGCCCAGCGTGTGAAGCTGTCCAAGGAACTGTCCAAGCGCGCCACCGGCCGCACGCTCTACATCCTCGACGAGCCGACCACCGGCCTGCACTTCGAGGACACCAAGAAGCTGCTCGAGGTGCTGCACGAGCTGGTCGACCAGGGCAACACCGTGGTGGTCATCGAGCATAACCTCGACGTGGTGAAGACCGCCGACTGGCTGCTGGACTTCGGTCCGGAGGGCGGCGACGGCGGCGGCCAGATCGTCGCCGTGGGCTCGCCCCAGGACGTGGCCGAGGTCGAGGCCAGCTGGACCGGCAGGTACCTCAAGGAGCTGCTGGCCAAGCACGAGGAGCGCCGCCAGGCCCGCGTGAGCGACCTCAAGAAGTCCAAGCGCGCCTGAGCGGCGCGGCGAGGATCGCGGAAACGAGAAAGGCCGGCGGAGCGATCCGCCGGCCTTTCCTTCTGAAGGGCTCCGCCGCCGACCGGACGCCCGGTCAGGCGCCCAGCCAGACGCCAGGTCAGGCGAAGGTGTCGCTCGCGGTTTCGGCGCCGAGGGCGATCTCGCGGTAGATGAAGGCCGAGGGCGTGTAGATCGTCACGCTGGTCAGCACCGCGATCAGGCCGCCGACGGCCAGGCTGAGAATGCCGGTCGGCGTCATCAGGCTTTCCAGCGACGTGGTCTGCGACTGCATCAGCACGCCGAGGTTGTCCATGTTGAAGCCGCTGAGCGCGCCGCCCAGCAGGGTCACGATCAGGAACAGCAGCAGGTAGACGACGACGGCCAGGATGGTGGCCACGACATAGGCGCCGAACATCGGCCAGAAGCGGCCCTTCGTCAGGGCCATGGAGCCGAAGATGTCGATCTTGCCCTTGGAGAAGGTCAGCACGTTGGCCAGCGACAGTCGGACGGCGAAGTAGATCAGCGCGCCCAGGCCGACCGGCAGCAGGACCAGGGCGGCCAGACCGCCCACGGGCTTGGAGACCGCCGCCAGGATGCCGATGCTCAGCGCCAGCACCAGGACGATGCCGATATAGGCCGCGAAGAACAGCAGGACCATCAGGATGGACACGCCGGCCTGGCGCAGCTCGTCCGCGCCGAAGCGCAGATAGGCCTGGCCGCTGTCGGCCGGACGCAGCGTCGCGCGATAGATCGCCGCCATCAGCACCGAGTAGAAGGCGACGCTGTAGACCATCGAGCACAGCATGGCCGGCAGCAGCCCGCCCATCATCCGCAGGGTCTCGGCCGGATCAGGCTGGGCGTTGGTCTGGCTGAGGTCGGCGAAGGCCTCCAGCTGCGGACCGAACAGGCCCACGGTGATCACCGCCACCACGGCCGATACGATGGTCGAGATCAGCACCCAGGCCCCCACGGCCTTGGGATGCTCGCGCACGAGACCGAAGCCGGAAATGGCCGCGTCCGTCGCCGAGAAGGTCTTCATCTTAGCCCCTTGCAAACCCTAGTGATCCAAGGGGTAACAAGCTTCGGGCCGGAACGACAGGTCCCGCGCTCAAATATCGGGATGCAGCTGCCGGTAGGCGCGGGCCGGGCCGGCGGTCAGGATCACGATCTGGACCGTGACGATCAGCGGCGCGATGATCAGGTTCACCAGAAGGCCCAGGATCACGAACAGCTTGGTGCCGCCGCCGATCAGGGCGATCAGGCCGGTCAGCAGGCCGCCGACCAGCGTCATCGCCATGGTCGCGCCCAGCGCCATCAGCAGGTTCAGCACGAACATCCCCAGCAGGCCCCAGAAATGGCCGTGGGTCAGCACCCAGGACTCGCGCACGTTGATGCGGCCCTCGGCGAAGGTCTGCGGCGACAGCAGCGACAGGCGCACGCCCACCCACATCGACAGGCCGATCACCGCCAGGCCGCCGAGGAAGGCGATCCAGGCCGACAGGCCGCGCGCACCCGCGCCGGCCACCGTGGCGGTCAGCAGGGTCAGGGCGCCGCTGGGAATGGCGGTGACGAACAGCGCCGTGGCCCAGGCGATGAGGGCGACCACGAACAGGCGGACCTCGTCGGCGCCCAGGCGCAGATAGGCGCCCTGGCTCTGCTCGGGATGCATCACCGACCGCAGGATCGCCCCGGCCAGCACCGCGCTCATGGCCGCGGCCAGCAGGATGATCAGAGCCATGGCCCCGCCCAGGTGCGAGATCAGCTGCAGCACCTCGCGCGGGTCGGCCGTGAACCGGGTCTGGGCCAGGTCGCGCCGCACCTCGTCGCCGAACACCGCCACCAGCAGCAACGACAGCAGGATCAGCGACGCCAGATACAGCCCGCCCCAGATCAGCAGGGACACGGGGTGGCGGCGCATGGTGCGCGGCCCTTCGAGGGCGGCGGCGACGGGCGACAAGGCGATCATGGTCAGGCTTCTGGCGGCTGGGCGACGGCCAAGCTCGGAGCGTGTCTGTAGACGTGGACGCAGGCCGCCGTCCAGGCGGGAGCGACACAGAAATAGTAGAGGCCCACGGCGGCGGCCTGCACCAGGAACGCGCCGGCGCCGTCGAAGGCCGCCTTGCCGCTGGCGGCGATCAGCACGCTGGGCAGGTAGAAGACCAGGCCCAGGGCCACCAGCAGCCCGGCCCGCCCCTTGGTCAGGTCGAAGGCGCTGAGCACCTGCAGGCGGCCGGCGGCGATCGAGGCGGCCGGGGCCAGGGCCAGGCGCGCGGCCAGCCACGCCAGCACGGCCAGGCTGGCCAGCGGCGCCAGGCTGGCGGCGAAGGCGGCCAGCGGTCCCGACAGCGCCGCCCGCCAGGCCTCGGACGAGGTGGCGTCGAACCCGGGCGCGGCGGCGCGGGCGACGCCCAGGGCCACGGCCCCGACCACCACCAGCAGCACCGCGATGACCACCAGGAACACCAGGCCCAGCAACAGCTGGACGGCCGCCATCAGCGCCTCTTCCCGCCCGCAGCGCAGGCCCGCCAGTCCGGCCGGCCCGTCGAAGGCGGCGCGGTAGAGCGCCCCGTAGGCCAGGGCGGCGGCGACGAAGTCGGCGAGCAGCACGAAGGCCCCGCCCAGGTAGCGTCCGACCAGACCGACGAGGCAGGCGGCGGCCAACGCCGCCCAGGTGCGCGGCGTCAGACGGGTCACGCCGGCGATGCCGGCTCGCGCCGTCGCGCCGATCGCGATCGAGGCCTCGCCCATGTGGTTCCAGATCCTTCAGAACAGCCGACGCCATCCTAGCGCGCGAGACCGCATCAAACGACGAGTCGCGCGCCCGTGGTCGCGGATTTTGCCGGGCCGTGGCGGGAAGGTCGCTGTCAGGCGGCCGCCTCGGCCTCGTCGGCGGCCTTCAGCGAGCGGTAGACGCTGGCCAGGGGCGTCGCGCAGACCACCAGCACCACCGTCTGCAGGATCGCCGCCAGCGGAACGGCCGCGGCCAGGATCGGCCAGATCTGGCGCAGCACGTCCGCCGCCGAGCGCGCGGCCGGCAGGGTCTTGGCCAGCCCAGGACCAACCAGCGCCACGACGCCGATCACGACCACGCCGACGACGATCTGGACGATCACCAGGGTCAGCCCAAGCAGCAACAGCATTCCCAGCAGCCGCAGGCTCTGGCCCTTGGTCAGGGCCCAGGATTCGAACAGCATGAAGCGCCGCTCGGCGAAGGTCATCGGCAGGGCCATCGACAGCCGCAGCAGCGCCCACAGCAGCGTGATCTCGCCGACGATCACGCCCAGCACGCCGACCACGACGCCGACCACCGCTCCGGCCTCGGTGTCGCCGCCGATCGCCATCACCAGGAATCCGACCAGGCCCAGCAGCACGCCCGGCAGCATGGCCGCGATGGCGGCGATGTTGGCGCCGAAGCTCAGGACCAGGCTCACCAGCATCATCCAGCCCTCGGCCGCGCCGACGCGCAGGAAGAAGCCGCGCCGCTCGTCCGGGCGCAGCACCACCCGGAAGGCGCCGGCCATGACGATGGCCGGCGCGACCACCTGGACGGCCATCATGCCGATGTTGATCAGGCTGAGGCGGCTCTGCAGCGCGACGATGCGGGCCATCATCTCGTCGCTCTGCGGATCGGGGGTCCGCGGCGCGGCCCGGATCATCTCGACGAACGGGTCGATGGCCGGCAGGCAGAGCAGCGCCGCCGGCAGGAACAGGCCCAGCAGGATCACCCCGCTCCACGCGGCCACCGACAGCGGCTGGCGGCCGATCAGCGCCCAGCCCGACACCGCGGCCGACGCCGCAGAGAACTTCTTCGCCACCTGAAGACCCCCAGAACCCCATACTCGCCCAAGACGAGCTTACACGGTGGTTCCGTCTTGGCGAGGGCGGAGGTATGAGGGCGCCATGACCACCTCCCCCATTCACGTGATCGGCGGCGGCCTCGCCGGTTCCGAGGCCGCCTGGCAGATCGCCCAGGCCGGCGTTCCCGTCATCCTGCACGAGATGCGCCGCGACGACGCGGCCGGCAAAGTCACCACCGACGCCCACCAGACCGACGGCCTGGCCGAAATGGTGTGCTCCAACTCGTTCCGCTCGGACGACTGGCAGTTCAACGCCGTGGGCCTGCTGCACGCCGAGATGCGACGCTGCGACTCGATCATCATGTCCGCGGCCGACCAGCATCAGGTGCCGGCCGGCGGCGCCCTGGCGGTCGACCGCGACGGCTTCTCGCAGGAGGTCACGCGCCGCCTGGAAGCCCATCCGCTGGTGACCATCGCCCGCGAGGAGATCGCCGGTCTGCCGCCCGAGGAATGGGACAGCGTCATCGTCGCCACCGGCCCGCTGACCTCGCCGGCCCTGGCCCAGGCGGTGCTCGACCTGTCGGGCGAAGGCCAGCTGTCGTTCTTCGACGCCATCGCGCCGATCATCCACCTCGAATCCATCGACATGGACAAGGCCTGGCGCCAGTCGCGCTACGACAAGGAAGGCCCTGGCGGCGACGCGGCCGCCTACATCAACTGCCCCATGAACAAGGAGCAGTACGAGGCCTTCATCGACGCCCTGCTCGAAGGCCCCAAGGCCGAGTTCAAGGAGTGGGAGAACGTCCCCTATTTCGACGGCTGCCTGCCGATCGAGGTGATGGCCGAGCGCGGCCGCGAGACCCTGCGCCATGGGCCCATGAAGCCCGTCGGCCTGACCAACCCGCGCGACCCGACCGTGAAGTCCTACGCCATCGTCCAGCTGCGCCAGGACAACGCCCTGGGCACGCTGTGGAACATGGTCGGCTTCCAGACCAAGCTGAAGCACGGCGTCCAGGCCGAGACCTTCCGCATGATCCCGGGCCTGGAGAACGCCCAGTTCGCGCGGCTGGGCGGCCTGCACCGCAACACCTTCATCAATTCGCCCAAGCTGCTCGACAAGGGCCTGCGCATGAAAGTCGCCCCGCGCATGCGCTTCGCCGGCCAGGTCACGGGCGTCGAGGGCTATGTCGAAAGCGCCGCCATCGGCCTGCTGGCCGGGCGCTTCGCCGCCGCCGAGCGCAAGGGCCAGAGCCTGGAGGCCCCGCCCCCGACCACCGCCCTGGGCGCCCTCGTGGAGCACATCACCGGCGGCCACCTGGAAGGCGGCAGCTTCCAGCCGATGAACATCAACTACGGCCTGCTGCCGCCGCTCGAAGCCCCCAAGGTCGACGAGGACGGCAAGAAGATCCCGCTGAAGGAACGCGGCCGCGCCAAGAAGCGGCTGATGAGCATCCGGGCGCTGAAGGACCTGGACGCCTGGCTGGCGGACTGATCCTCCGGATTTGAAGAAATAGGCCTCCGCCCGATCCAAGGCGGAAAAGCGCGGCCGTGGAACCTTGGCGTTCCCGGCCGCGCCTCGTCGCGGCGTCTCGATCGAGATCGCCCATGCTCCGCACGCTAAGCCTCGCCGTCGCCGCGACGGCTCTTCTTTCCGCCCCCGCCATCGCCCAGGACGTGGTCTCGCCGACCAAGGACGCGGTGATGGCGTCCTTCGACATCGTCCGCACCCAGGTGAAAAGCGTCGGGCCGGACGTGGTCTTCCGCGTGCAGGTGCGCGGCAAGGCCGGCGAGATGAAGCCCAAGGCGACCGGCCAGTTCGCCGGCAGCGCGGTGTGGAGCTATGTCTGGCCGACCTCGCTCGACAGCTCCAGCGTCGGGTTCGAGGGCGGCCAGGGCATACTGGCGCTGGCGGTGACCTTCCATCCCGACTTCGACGACGCGG includes:
- the uvrA gene encoding excinuclease ABC subunit UvrA, whose product is MAEQLNFIRVRGAREHNLKDVSVDIPRGELVVLTGLSGSGKSSLAFDTIYAEGQRRYVESLSAYARQFLELMSKPDVDLIEGLSPAISIEQKTTSRNPRSTVGTVTEIHDYMRLLWARVGVPYSPATGLPIESQTISQMVDKITALPEGTRLYLLAPVVRDRKGEYKKEIAEWQKAGFQRLKIDGEYYPIEDAPALDKKFKHDIDVVVDRVVTKAGMEQRLADSLEQALRLADGLAVAEWATIEEGEKEPRRLLFSERFACPVSGFTIAEIEPRLFSFNNPAGACPTCDGLGAKLAFDADLIIPDKDKSLHKGAVAPWAKGPSPLYTQTLQALARHYGFSMDEPWYKLPEKARAVVLDGSKGEKIKFTYDDNARKYEVDKPFEGVLPNLERRWRETDSSWVREELGRYQSDTPCEACGGKRLKPEALAVKVHGLDIAAVSNLAIRPARDWFSALEGHLSDKQLEIARRILKEINDRLRFLVDVGLDYLNLSRGSGTLSGGESQRIRLASQIGSGLTGVLYVLDEPSIGLHQRDNTRLLQSLQGLRDLGNSVLVVEHDEEAILTADYVIDMGPAAGVHGGEIVAQGKPAEIMANPASVTGQYLTGAREIAVPEERRPINKKKMLKVIGAKGNNLKDVTGAIPVGTFTCITGVSGGGKSTFTIETLYKAAARRLNNASDAPAAHERIEGLENFDKVIDIDQSPIGRTPRSNPATYTGAFGPIRDWFAQLPESKARGYGPGRFSFNVKGGRCEACQGDGVIKIEMHFLPDVYVTCDICKGKRYNRETLDVLFKGKTIADVLDMTVEEAADFFKAVPPIRDKMETLKRVGLSYIKVGQQATTLSGGEAQRVKLSKELSKRATGRTLYILDEPTTGLHFEDTKKLLEVLHELVDQGNTVVVIEHNLDVVKTADWLLDFGPEGGDGGGQIVAVGSPQDVAEVEASWTGRYLKELLAKHEERRQARVSDLKKSKRA
- the trmFO gene encoding methylenetetrahydrofolate--tRNA-(uracil(54)-C(5))-methyltransferase (FADH(2)-oxidizing) TrmFO produces the protein MTTSPIHVIGGGLAGSEAAWQIAQAGVPVILHEMRRDDAAGKVTTDAHQTDGLAEMVCSNSFRSDDWQFNAVGLLHAEMRRCDSIIMSAADQHQVPAGGALAVDRDGFSQEVTRRLEAHPLVTIAREEIAGLPPEEWDSVIVATGPLTSPALAQAVLDLSGEGQLSFFDAIAPIIHLESIDMDKAWRQSRYDKEGPGGDAAAYINCPMNKEQYEAFIDALLEGPKAEFKEWENVPYFDGCLPIEVMAERGRETLRHGPMKPVGLTNPRDPTVKSYAIVQLRQDNALGTLWNMVGFQTKLKHGVQAETFRMIPGLENAQFARLGGLHRNTFINSPKLLDKGLRMKVAPRMRFAGQVTGVEGYVESAAIGLLAGRFAAAERKGQSLEAPPPTTALGALVEHITGGHLEGGSFQPMNINYGLLPPLEAPKVDEDGKKIPLKERGRAKKRLMSIRALKDLDAWLAD